Genomic segment of Paenalkalicoccus suaedae:
CATAGATATCACTGTATTTTCTGAAGACGAGAGGGATATTGAGGAGCTGACGGTTGTGCTGAATCGTGCGTATAAGCAGCTTGCGGATATGGGGATGCGCTATGTGGCGTCGCATCAGAACAGCACGATTACGCGTGAGCGCATTGCACAGGCACGTTGCCTCGTTGCGTTAGACGGGGAGCGGATCGTCGGTACGATCTCGTTCTATCCTCCTGGCACAAAAGTGAGCTGTCCGTGGTACAGTAAATCGGATGTAGCTGTGATTGGACAGTTTGGTGTCCTTCCAGAGTATCAAGGTAGTGGCGTCGGCAAGCGCCTCTTAGACGCAATCGAGCAGTATGCACGAGAGCAAGATCACATGCATCACGTTGCGCTTGATACAGCCGAAACCGCTGACCACCTAATAGCCTTGTACACAAAAAGAGGCTACGGATTTGTGGAATATGTGGACTGGGAAGCGACCAATTATCGTAGCGTCATCATGAGTAAACCCCTCCGCTAATCGGCGGAAGGGGCATGTATTACTTTATAATGTAGCTCGACAAACTGATTAAATGTCTGCACGCCAACTAGCTCTAAATTCGCTCGATACTTTCTAGGTTGGAACAACGGAATGCCTTCTCCAATCACTTTCGGGGCTACTGTCATAATAATCTCGTCCACTAACCCTTTTTCTAAAAACGACGAAAATAGGCTACCACCGCCTACAAGCCAAATTCTCTCGCCGTCCTCCTGCTTCAGCGTCGTAATCAACGCAGCAGGGTCATTCACAAATTCGACGTTCTCATCAGAAGCTATCTCCGCGCTCGTAAACACATAACTTTCCTTATCCTTATAAGGGTACTCCTCCACCTCTTCTGAGTCCATGAGCCACTTATACGTGTTGTTGCCCATTAGAACTGTGTCCACCGTCGTATAAAAATCGCTGTATCCGTTATCGCCCTCGCCCTCAACCTCAAACAGCCACTCCAGCGTCTCTTCCTCCGTCGCTATATAGCCGTCGAGACTAGTCGCGATAAATAGCGCAACACTTCTTTTCATTCACACGCACCCCTTTACTTATTAACAGAAAATCTAGTCTATTCTAAAACGGATTTTCTCCAACAACAACTGGTAATACCACCACAAAGATAGCCCCCGCGCATAAAATCCAAAAGATCACGGAGCTTAGGAACCATCGATAAAACGCGACATTCTTAAACAAAAACAGCCCCATTATCACTACGTATACCACAAATAGCACGTACGAGATCGCAAACCAATTCACCCAAACGTTTCCCTCAAAACGTATTCCCTGTCCTTCATAAAAAGGACCAGCCACATACTCTGTTATGTATAATCCAATACCCAAAAAGAGAAGTAACTCAAGCGACCTACCGATGTCTTTTACAAACCTACGCACTCTTACCAGCACCTTCCCTCACGCGACGTGTTTAGTTCCTCGAAATATCCTCAGAACGAAATTCCCAATCAGCGCCGCCCACTTTAATAATATATTCATCAACGGTCGTCAAAAATTCAAGCGCGAACTCAAATTTTCGATTCTCCTTCGCTCCCGGCTGGCGCTTTCCTGAGGTGCTTCCTCAACTATTTTGCCCGACCAAGGGTCGTGCAAAAGGATTTTCGGTGCGCGAAAGTTCCCCTCTAGGAGACGCCAGCCTTCGCTTCGGAGAATCGAAGGTAACCGTTCTTAAAAAAACAAACACATTTTTACTACATTACATGCCTAAAGACCGTTTAACTAGCTTTTAAAAAACGTAAGAGCGATCCATTACAAAACTTGCTCACGGTACATTAATTTTGTATACGGTACATAAATCTCGCACACGGTACATTCTTTTTTCATACCGTACATAAAATTTCTATACAGTACATTCTTTCTCAACACGGTACATAAAACCTTAAATTGCTTTAAAGCCACTTATCCAATATCTAAAATCAACTAAAAAGAGTTTCTTCATCACGCACTTTTTAAATCAAACGCAGAGCTGGCAGACCCGGAGGACATTCGGAGACAATCAATAGGGGAAAGAGGTTTTTGAGATCCCACAGGAGGCGTTTAGGAGGAGACGACAGTCGACTCCTGCCGACGAGGAAGCTCAAAGGCCGGCCCTATGGATGTCGCAGAGTGTCCGGAGGGCTGACAGCTCGAAGTGCAGATTTAAACTAATTAGCACTTTAGCAATTAAAGCTCGAAGAGCTAAATCTCTTGATCTTAGCTAGTTAGCACTTTAGCAAATAGCTCGAAGAGCTCGGCATTAAGCTAGTTAGCACTTTAGCAAATAAAAAGAAACCAGCCCACAGGGCTGGCCTCCGCTCATATAAATAGCATTCACTAAAGTCCGTTAAAAATTACTCCGACTTTAAAGAAGCACCAATAAACTCTCTAAACAATGGCTGTGGACGCGTTGGACGCGACACAAACTCCGGATGGAACTGAGATGCTACAAAGAACGGATGCTCCGTGATCTCAATAACCTCTGCTAGACGACCGTCTGGGCTTGTACCAGAGAAGATGAAGCCTTTCGCTTCCATTTCTTCGCGGTACTGGTTGTTAAACTCATAGCGGTGACGGTGACGCTCGTAAATAACCTCTTCACCGTAAGCATCTAACGTCTTCGTACCAGGACGAAGCTTACATGGGAATAGACCTAAACGAAGCGTTCCACCTAAGTCATCAATATCCTTTTGCTCAGGCAGAAGGTCGATAACTGGGTTTGTTGTCTCTGGATCTAGCTCTGCTGAGTGCGCGTCCTCGTAGCCAAGTACGTTTCGTGCGAACTCCACCGTCGCGAGCTGCATACCAAGACAAATACCTAAGAATGGGACACCCTCTAAACGAGAATACTCGATAGCAGCGATTTTACCTTCTACACCACGATCTCCGAATCCGCCAGGAACCAGGATTCCGTCCGCTCCGTGTAGCATTTCCGCCACATTTTCACGCGTAACGGTCTCAGAATCAACCCATTTGATATCGATATCTGCGTCGAAGGCATAGCCGGCGTGGCGCAATGCTTCGGCAACGGATAAATATGCGTCCGGGAGGGAGACATATTTACCAACGAGCGCGATCGTGACCTTCTTATCAAGGCTCTTTACCTTCTCAACAAGGCCGATCCACTCCTCCATGTCTGCCTCTGGGGAATCAAGCTTTAAGTGGTCGCACACATACTGGTCAAGACCTTGCGCCTGAAGCTCAAGTGGCACTTGGTAAAGCGTGTCTGCGTCGCGCGCTTCGATCACGGCGTTTTTGTTAATATCGCAGAAGAGCGCAATCTTGTCCTTCATATCCTCTGGCACTGGACGCTCTGTACGAACGACGATCACGTTTGGCTGGATACCTAAGCTACGAAGCTCCTTTACGCTATGCTGGGTTGGCTTCGACTTCATCTCACCTGCAGCACCAAGGTACGGAATCAGCGTACAGTGAATGTACATCACGTTTTCGTGACCGACGTCACTCTTAATCTGACGAATTGCCTCTAGGAACGGCAAGCTCTCGATATCCCCAACTGTACCGCCGATCTCCGTGATAACAACGTCTGGGCTACCTTCGCGTGACGCTTGGAATACGCGCTCCTTAATCTCATTCGTGATGTGCGGAATAACCTGCACCGTACCGCCAAGATAGTCACCACGACGCTCCTTTTTAAGCACCGTCGAGTAGATCTTACCAGTCGTCACGTTACTAAACTTACCAAGGTTAATATCGATAAAACGCTCATAGTGTCCAAGATCCAAGTCCGTCTCCGCACCATCATCGGTTACAAAAACTTCCCCGTGCTGATACGGGCTCATCGTCCCCGGATCCACGTTAATATATGGATCAAACTTTTGAATCGTCACCTTTAATCCGCGATTCTTTAATAATCGTCCTAAAGACGCCGCCGTGATACCCTTACCCAAAGACGACACAACGCCGCCCGTCACAAAAATATACTTAGTCAAAACGCTCACTCCTTCAAGCTTCATAGTTATATAGGGGCCTTTTTTGGCTGTAAGAAACACTCGTAACGCCTCTTTCATCTAGAGACGCCGTACGTAGATGTAGCTTATGCAGTACATTATTCGTCATCCTTCATCCTACCGCATAAGATTCTCAAAAAAACAAAAATCCCCCCTCTGCCACTACATAGAGGGGGGATTGAAACGTAAACGTTATTTAGTCTCCAAATTTATGGAGCCCAATCATGATTCTATCTATCCGTGTGATAAAAGTCAAGCCGAAAACGTAAGGCTTTTGAAAGGTTTTTTGGAAAGTCGAAGCTGGTTTTACAGCTCGTCCTCTTCAAAGTCTTCCTCATCATCGTCCTCGTCTTCATCTTCTTCATCATACTCTTCTTCTTCATCTTCATCTAACTCATCGAAGTCTGTATCCTCTTCGTTTGCAAGATCATCAAGCTCATCTTCTAAGTCTTCGAACTCGTCGATATCTTCCACCTCAAACTCATCAACAACTTCCTCGTCTTCTTCAGCACGTGCCTTTTTCTTCTTAGGCATCGTTTGAGA
This window contains:
- a CDS encoding GNAT family N-acetyltransferase; protein product: MQNIDITVFSEDERDIEELTVVLNRAYKQLADMGMRYVASHQNSTITRERIAQARCLVALDGERIVGTISFYPPGTKVSCPWYSKSDVAVIGQFGVLPEYQGSGVGKRLLDAIEQYAREQDHMHHVALDTAETADHLIALYTKRGYGFVEYVDWEATNYRSVIMSKPLR
- a CDS encoding dihydrofolate reductase family protein codes for the protein MKRSVALFIATSLDGYIATEEETLEWLFEVEGEGDNGYSDFYTTVDTVLMGNNTYKWLMDSEEVEEYPYKDKESYVFTSAEIASDENVEFVNDPAALITTLKQEDGERIWLVGGGSLFSSFLEKGLVDEIIMTVAPKVIGEGIPLFQPRKYRANLELVGVQTFNQFVELHYKVIHAPSAD
- a CDS encoding CTP synthase, whose translation is MTKYIFVTGGVVSSLGKGITAASLGRLLKNRGLKVTIQKFDPYINVDPGTMSPYQHGEVFVTDDGAETDLDLGHYERFIDINLGKFSNVTTGKIYSTVLKKERRGDYLGGTVQVIPHITNEIKERVFQASREGSPDVVITEIGGTVGDIESLPFLEAIRQIKSDVGHENVMYIHCTLIPYLGAAGEMKSKPTQHSVKELRSLGIQPNVIVVRTERPVPEDMKDKIALFCDINKNAVIEARDADTLYQVPLELQAQGLDQYVCDHLKLDSPEADMEEWIGLVEKVKSLDKKVTIALVGKYVSLPDAYLSVAEALRHAGYAFDADIDIKWVDSETVTRENVAEMLHGADGILVPGGFGDRGVEGKIAAIEYSRLEGVPFLGICLGMQLATVEFARNVLGYEDAHSAELDPETTNPVIDLLPEQKDIDDLGGTLRLGLFPCKLRPGTKTLDAYGEEVIYERHRHRYEFNNQYREEMEAKGFIFSGTSPDGRLAEVIEITEHPFFVASQFHPEFVSRPTRPQPLFREFIGASLKSE